Proteins from one Cryptomeria japonica chromosome 4, Sugi_1.0, whole genome shotgun sequence genomic window:
- the LOC131047207 gene encoding (S)-canadine synthase CYP719A21-like, whose product MGRGTTISLLLTTLFLTCVAVIAYDLVFSRKRSKWPPCPPRLPLVGNLHQIMKGDNILSTLTDMAKLYGPVMTVWMGLSPMIILTGQTAIWEALVNQASNFVDRRKLYSRQYTTANFNTILISPCNERWTKLRKLLRNNVLSPFHIASQSSAHQACFCDLFNTLEKEMEANSGVVRPLDRVYFKQSAPDCYLNCLLSVGEEDDEENKLKFSDEEIALNLFELFLLAVDSTSSALEWALAHLITHPNIQERAYREVSQAVEGKEHNLLCMEDLGKLPYLQAVVKETLRKESIAPLAIPHETVEECKVMGITIPAKSSLLFNLHSVCNDPGAWKEPDQFMPERFLGNMDSDKVRMWYLPFGAGRRVCAGMDLANVHVPITLANLLVKFEWTCVKEGNPPDLTRHIPSFILEMKYPLEARITYR is encoded by the exons ATGGGAAGAGGCACTACCATCTCACTTCTTCTTACTACGCTGTTTCTCACATGTGTTGCTGTTATAGCTTATGATTTGGTATTCTCAAGGAAGAGGAGTAAATGGCCTCCTTGTCCTCCCAGGCTACCATTAGTGGGCAACCTTCATCAGATAATGAAAGGCGACAATATTCTTTCGACCTTGACAGATATGGCCAAGTTGTATGGTCCTGTAATGACAGTGTGGATGGGACTATCGCCTATGATAATTCTCACCGGCCAAACTGCAATCTGGGAGGCGCTGGTAAACCAAGCCTCCAATTTCGTAGATCGTCGAAAGCTTTACTCCAGGCAATACACGACTGCAAACTTCAATACCATCCTTATTTCTCCCTGCAATGAACGTTGGACTAAGCTCAGAAAGCTTCTCCGCAACAATGTTCTCAGTCCATTCCACATTGCAAGCCAGAGCTCTGCTCATCAGGCATGTTTCTGTGATCTCTTCAACACATTAGAAAAGGAGATGGAGGCAAATAGTGGCGTGGTGAGGCCCTT GGATCGGGTATACTTCAAGCAGAGTGCTCCCGATTGCTATTTGAATTGCTTGCTTTCTGTCGGCGAAGAAGACGATGAAGAGAACAAGTTAAAGTTCTCCGACGAAGAAATAGCCCTAAACTTGTTTGAGCTCTTTCTTCTCGCAGTAGACAGCACCTCCTCAGCTCTAGAATGGGCTCTCGCTCATCTTATAACCCATCCTAATATACAAGAAAGGGCATATCGGGAGGTAAGCCAAGCTGTGGAAGGAAAAGAGCACAACTTGTTATGTATGGAGGATTTGGGGAAGCTGCCATACTTGCAAGCAGTTGTGAAGGAGACGCTGAGAAAAGAGTCCATAGCGCCGCTTGCAATACCACACGAAACTGTGGAGGAGTGTAAGGTGATGGGCATCACCATCCCAGCGAAATCATCATTGCTTTTTAATCTGCACAGCGTCTGCAACGATCCTGGAGCATGGAAAGAGCCCGATCAGTTTATGCCGGAGAGATTTCTGGGTAATATGGATTCTGACAAGGTGAGAATGTGGTATCTACCGTTTGGAGCCGGAAGACGAGTATGTGCTGGAATGGACCTTGCTAACGTTCATGTTCCCATCACTCTGGCCAATTTATTGGTTAAATTTGAGTGGACATGTGTGAAGGAAGGGAATCCTCCAGACCTAACCAGGCATATTCCTTCCTTCATCTTGGAAATGAAATATCCATTGGAGGCTCGCATAACTTACCGTTAG